cccccgggtcattggaattaaccaatgaaggttaaattccccagtacgctgaccattcagccaacgagtcggacataatataatataatataatataatataatataatataatataatataatataatataatataatataatataatataatataatattctacgggtgatggtttggtccgccctgtcaatatattatcagtttctaattttgttaccgggctgagtggctcggactgttgaggcgctggccttctgaccccaacttggcaggttcgatcctggctcagtccggtggtatttgaaggtgctcaaatatgtcagcctcgtgtcagtagatttactggcacgtaaaagaactcctgcggactaaattccggcacctcagcgtctccgaagaccgaaaaagtagttagtgggacgtaaagccaatagcattattattatcattattatgattattattctaattttgtacaattatacgagtgaaataattgtacaagattagagggtcccgggttcgattcccggccgggccggggattttaaccttcattggttaattccagtggcccgggggctgggtgtttgtgccgtctccaacatccctgcaattcacacaccacacacaacactaccctccaccacaataacacgcagttacctacgcatggcagatgccgcccaccctcatcgaagggtctgccttacaagggctgcactcggctagaaatagccacacgaaattatattatattatattatattatattatattatattatattatattatattatattatattatattatattatattatattatattatattattatatagacCTGCATTTCAATTTAAATACGCAAACCAGTTGAATCTGTTATTTTAAAAGAATAGGTTAACTGGCAAGTAAGAAGTTTAATAATCTGCTGGTAAGACTATCAGGACAATAAATCAGTATGACGTTGCCCTGTATTATGCTAAGTTTGAGAATAGACAGGCTGTACTTTTAACGCCTTATCCTAATTCTGTGCCATCAGTTACAAGAGCGCTCTTGGAGAAGAAAGTGTGGAGAAAGTTATGTGGCTTGCTGTACCAAGCGAACCCCAGTAGCGCAGTTGGAACATTCCATGCCTAATAAAGTGAGTTAATTGCCTAATTCATTATCACAGCGTGTATTACACCTGTCAAACTACCCGCCGCTCTGTCCACACGGAGCGGCCGACACAGGGTACATAGCAAGTGTATTTCACACTTCTACTTACATTAAGGGCAGCCGACACAGGGTGTACACCAAGTACATTGTTTTTCACTAATAGAATTTGCCGCTTTTTTTTTCCACTTGCGATAAGAGCGGCTGACACAAGGTGTACATAAAGTTTATAACCACAGTCCGTTTCACACTTACCGGACTCATCCCTAATAACAACGACCAACACAGTGTGtacagttattatttatttcagtattttgcaCTTACCGAAATCCCTTCTACACTTATAACGTAGTGCGGATGATTCCAGGTAGAAACCAAGATTCAGTTTGAGGGGTAGTAATGTCATGGTCATCAGCCCTTTTTTCAGAAAGGAGAAGATATTTTAACTTTCTGAAGGAAGTATCGTGTATAAGTATGAGTGATAAATAGAAAATACGCTCTGTGCCCAAGAAGTTTCAAAAAGAAACACGAATTGAATGATGGAGGGCGATAGGAAGGATAAAACACAGGAGTCTAGAGCGACATCTCCTGGGAGTGGGGACGGTAAAACACATCCGTGAtaagttatatttctttctttttttacgagTTTCTTtaggtcgtaccgacacagataggtcttatggcgacgatgggatagtaaagggctagaagtgggaaggaggcgaccacGGCCTTAACtacgatacagtcccagcatttgcctggtgtgaaaataggaaaccgcggtcGAAAATGCAAGCTCggagctgcgcactcctaaccgcgcGGTCAACCCGCTCGGTACATCCATGAAATTCCCTGCCTTtagtaataggcgactaaaaggggaagaagggctttcatcttgggagcgtggattggcgattaCAGGTCCCCAAGCTGAGTCTATCATGGCTACCAATTATTGTGTTAGGCTCCTTGCCTTCAattttcctatccgaccttactTCGTCAACGCTTGCTATCTTCCGATCCCTACAATATCTGATCTGTGatgcctagggaggctttcattccacgcccttcgtggtcctcgcctttctttctttctttctttctttaaagttTCGAACCTCCGTATTTTGCTTCTGATTATTACTAAATGAGGATGGTTGGCCCGTTGTACTTCTCAAAGTAGTAATCCGACAGAGTGTGTACTAGAAGATGTTACCACTATGCGTATTACGCTTGCCAGGTACCGCAGTTTATCCAGCATGGATCAGTCGAAATAGGGTGCATAATTTCATTATCACAGACAGCACTGTGTGATACTTGCTAAATTCAGCATCTGTGGTCTCTTAAGCAGCAGTGGCCGTCACATATTGGTGTACGCCCGTCAAACTGCCTGCCAAATATGTCCATTTATTAACAATAGAATATAGGAAAAGCCTCCGAGGCTGATGAAAAATACCACGGTTAGTTATTGGATCCGCTCTATCCGTATTTATTATAAAATTCGTAACTTGACATAATTATTATTCGTGCATGTTTCGTGTATGTCTCTTCACCAGCGAACTTGACATCCAAAAAAATTCCACATATTCTAAGATCCATTAATACTAACTTACGCTAAAAACACAAATAGTTAAAATCATACAATATTATTATAACTAGacatgggaatttgcctattttattcctgtgttcagaaacgtaggcttttgagatataaatccgttttagggtcattttagctagatttcgttggttttattgtgcattcacgggtttgtgcctatttggagtataattgcctatttgatgccttttgactgtgtTTTAAAGAAGCTGGttttcttccaatgcattatattgatgctgatgtgctcgacagaattatcttctcgatTCTCAAtttctgtttaccccacgaacaaaaacgggaattcttggaagtcatcAGTGCCTGGGGAACTTCCATcgggagaaacaaggaacaatttgacctcgaagccttcaacccctccgaCTTCCTAAGACGTAGACTAGcctatgcgagaaccaatcaacgtcgaactatgttgcataACCTATATCCACTACCTCCCTCTCCATGCGAACTGTCGTTCGCTTACGCTTCATCTACAgaatgtgttgtgatttattgtgaagaaaaagaagaaggtgtgTCCGCcacaatgcccaaagaaaaatcgtcgaagtcctactggctgaagcagtggacgACAGggagatcccaatttcactacggatggaaaggcAGTCTCCTGCCAAGATTCCTGTAAcaagtaagttcgtttgttccttttagaGTACTTTTCTTTTTGTGTGAttgagaactacgatcgcattCCATTATAGCATTTACATGCCTATGAATTTATGTATTATGGCAAGTTGTTCTGTTGCAATGCTGTATTGGTCATGAACTTTCaatattctgtctgtctgtctgtctgtctgtctgtctgtctgtctgtctgtctgtctgtctgtctgtctgtctgtctgtctgtctgtctgtctgtctgtctgtctgtctgtctgtctgtctgtctgtctgtctgtctgtctgtctgtctgtctgtctgtctgtctgtctgtctgtctgtacgcacatcacgaaaaatcggctgaagagaatttaatgaaaatcggtatatgaagtcagggaataagtcgctacagccTAGGCCATagatgattttattcacgctgagtgaaatagtagtttcgGTGCGGCTCTcttcggcctggtcattccagttcaggaactttggactgttaggtcggcagcgtagtactgttcgttaaaagtcggaaatgtaaggttttttttttacatttgatcgagtatttcatatgataacattgctttttttatcgcgacattcctactgacgtcattataatgacctatgttaacttcagttgggaaaaccataaagacagcccttctgagaattccgtagcgaagcacaggtacatcagctagtatgtataCATCAGGCgtataaattggtattttgaatctcccgtaaaagtaaagaaacatagataatttgttttcggaaaatccactgaaggggacctgaaaaaggggggtggatttttaaaatgagcatattttcagtatatctaaaaaacgtaacatattacagacgtgaacactggtattttaatctcttttaagaataaagtaacatgtatttttttgtttcagaaaaagCACTTAAGTGagttaaaaaggactgaaaagcgggttgaattattttgattaggatactgatatttaaaaacctgaagatgttaaagacgtggaaattggtatttggagtctcctttaaaaataaagaaataccatttttttcggaaaatccacttaaatggggtgaaagaattgaaaaattagttgacatctttgtatgaggatacttatataccggtatcaagaaataagatgttgcatatgtgaaaatttgtatctggaatctcctttaaaaatacagaaacatgtattcttttgttttcgaaaaatccacttaaggtgggtgaaagaattgacaaattagttgagttatttgtatgaaaatacataTCTAAAAAactatgttacagacgtgaaaactggtatttggcaatctcctttaaaattaaataaacatgtattctttttgtttttggaaaaccgaCTTAGGGGCgggagggtgaaaataagtaaagaaggaattgaattctccggttttccctgtcatatttcattccagcaacactttccaatatcacttaatttcatctgtcattcattaatcattgccccagaggagtgcgacacgcttcggcagccggcacaattcctgtcctcgccgctagatgggggcttcattcattccattcctaacccggtcgaatgactggaaacaggctgtggattttcatttcaacagtaCGGGGAGCACGAAAGTTGATCATCACATCATCACTGGAGACTGACAGCGTAGGCTGAGTATGAAGTAAGTTATCACAAGTCAACTACCCACAACcctctgtgagtgggggcagtagaatacaccctaggtatcccctgactgtcataACAGGCTACTAAAAGAGGGACGAGggggctctgaatttgggagcgtggattggtgaccacggttctcctagctgagtctggcattgcttccacttacgtcaGTCTCCTCGCCTTCCAATTCCCTATCCTACCTCCATTGGTCTACCTTGTTCCTtttcgaacccgacggtattaggtttccgaggcctagggagtctaattttcacgccctttgtggccctgtCCTCCTTTGgacaataccttcacttttcgaagtttTGGATTTCTTCCCTCCCCCCGCCTCCCCCGATTAGTGTTAAAGAGAATATGGTTGCCCATTTGttcttcttcttaaaataataattaccaccatAACCTCCTGGGGTTTCTATCCTTCGAGgaatgaaggtaccggcaaaagTAAGAGAAAGGTCATGGAGAATAAGAAATTGTCTTAAAAACCTTAGGGCCGTAGGGGTCGAAAGAGAACGCAGATGATCTAGCGAAGTTGGATAGAAAATATGGACGAAACCGGCATAAGGAAGTTCTAGCAATGTGAAACTCAGCTGTGGTTTGTTTTTATTGATATCGTGTCAGAAACAGAGTTATACACAAAGATGTACAAAGAAATtctagaataataatgttattttactttacgtctcactattgtactttaacggttttcggagatgccgaggtgccggaatttagtcccgcaggagttcttttaagagcgagtaaatctaccgacacgaggctggcgtatttgagcaccttcaaataccatcggactgagccgggatctaacctgacaaattggggtcagaaggccagcgcctcaaccgtttgagccactcagcccagcagaaattatacttttttttttaattccaagaAAAATGAACTGTTCGCCAAAGGTTCGGATTGTGGTGCAACAGAAATTAGCGACGTCGAGCGCACTCCTTGTTGCCTCAAGCAGCTTTTTCTCCGTACATGTGGCAGGACAGAGATGACATTCTAGTAGATGAGCTGTCACTACTGccacacaaaacagaatccacCAAATAACCCCACTTTGCAGATTAGTCTTGCACATAGTAACATCCGAGCACAGCCTATTTAAAGATCTCCAAGTACTCCATATGTCCAACTGATAATTCTTCGCCAAGGTACTCAACCCTAGCTCGCCACAACGCGAGTCTTGCTTGCTTGTTGTGTTCCTTCAAGTTTCTGTGTGGTCTTCAATAAACTGTTGCGTGAACGTAACAGTGGTGGTGCTGGTTGGAGTCGATGCAGCTTGGGATGTTAGTGATGTGTTCTTCTTGTGAGCTGCTACCTCACGGCGAATCAGTAGGTGCGATGCCAGCAAGATAGTACAATTTTTATCGTGGTGTACGCCTGTGACGATGCGACACTTTTTATTAGTTGCCACATCTACTTCTTTGGTATGACAAGATCTGTACCATACTGGACAAGCGTACTCTGCTGTTCTTAGCGTGTCTGGCTGTGCTCCCCAGCTTGCTTCAGTCAGCTTACGCACCACATTATTCCTGGCATGCACTTTGTTCTTGGTGTTCTATAAGAAAGTGTGTGGTATAAAGTAACCCCGAGATATTTGGGGTCTCACAATGTGCCAGCTTGATCCCTCCCCATGTGATGTTCAGGCTCCTAGAAGCCTGTTTGCTCTTAACATGGAAAATACGAGTTTGAGTTTCTGCGGGATTTGGCTTCAATTGATTATTCCTGTAGTATGTGTAAGGTCATTCAAAGCGCTAGTAAATTCAGCTATGGAACTCGTAGTCGCTAATGCACATTCATTTGTTGGGAACAAATGCTGAAATTTTGGTTCTCTTTTTTTAATACATAAATGGCTCATAAAACAATACAAGTTATTCCAGTACAGCTCACGTCAGCACAGTAAGAAAATGTTCTCCATTAAGGCACAGTTTATGAGTATTAGCAAgattaaaagaaaaattccagtgaCTTTTCAAAGAAAAAGCTCCTTTTACAACATGTTTTCTGAATTGTTCAGCTCAAATTATTAAAACACCAAGAAAACTTAGTTTTAAAAAATGGAATCTGCTACTTGGGCTACTTTAACGTTAAAATTGAATGATGAGACGGATGAACTGCTTAGGACTTCATCCTTTTCCTGCCCATTTGGTACTAAGCTTGAACACATTTCCTTTGGCATTTCTTAGTTTTAACTATTCTTTCACTTAATTATCATGGTCTTTGCTTGTTTTATTGTTAAAAGCCAGGCGATTCCCCCAATGTTGTCGGAAGAACTGCCATGTACCGTATATTCTGGCTTGAATGTAAACACACACTGTCAGAACCCATTCACAGCCTGATAATTTTCATCTTATTTTGGATCATTTATACGAATTTTAGGATCCTGTAATGGGTCCAGATTGTGATCATTTTCGGTAGCCATCCTGCCCAGCCACGAAAAGAGAGTAATCAAGGTCAACAGCCCAATAAAGGAAAGGAGAACTGCCATCCAGTAGCTTCGATGCAGATGGCCTCGGCTAATGCGTCTACGAGGTGATGGACCAATaaccgttttccaccatatagaaAACCATTCGAATGCAGGGCGTCGCTTATACTTGTTTTCATCATGGTCAACAAATGTCTCTCTGGATTCATCGACAGCTTCAAAAACTCGGCGAGGGACTTGAACTGGAAAGCTATCAGTCCGACTGAAGGTGGGCAATGTATCCTCAACGTGAACCACTGAATGTTGATTATCCAACTTATTACTTGAAGGTCTTGAGTGATTATGTTCAAATTCGGAACTTGACACTATATTTTGTTCTGGGGTGTGTGGCCTCTGGTTACTTAAAATGTCTTCTGTCACACTAGACATAAGAGTTTTATTTCCATTAAGCTTCTGTCTAATTCCTTCATCTCGGTCTTCGAAAAGCAAAGGAAGGCCAATACCTGCTCTAGCCCAGTTAACACCAGCAAGCTTCTCTCTTAAAACATCAGCGACAGGTGATACTAGGTTTGGTGCAGGGAAGATTCCAACCTTACAGGAAGGACACAAATAACCTGCCGGTGCAGTCGTCGGTGGTAGATCACGAGCATACTGGTTCAAGCATGTCCAGTGGAATACATGGTAACATATGAGCCGCACACAGTCTTCTCCAGCCAGCTCCTGAAAACACAGTTCACAAATGGGATTGTAATCACTATCTTGAAGCCACTGTAGATATGATTGGACTATACACTTGGGATGGTTTGTCACCATGCAATGCTCACAAACATTAACACGGTGCTCAAAACAAAACTGGTTCGTAACCTTCCGTTTGGGACACTTACAAAGTCCCATGTTTTATACCTTTCGTTAGCAATATCTACTGTTATAGGTTATTTATTCCCTACACTCATAGTTTACTAATGTGTAACCATAGTAACAAACACTTTGGTTCTTCTATGGATATTACATTGCTAATGTACAGTTTAGTAAAATAAAGCCAGCGTATTACAATTTATTTCACTAAACTGATAAACACAGTGCACGATGTGGAGACTACTTAGACCAGAGAAATTCATCACTGATCCAAATGTAATTTCTGCCTCCCAAGATTGGCTTCATTGGTACCGATCTTTTACAAACTTCATAACAGCTGCTGAAGCAAATGAAGCGGACAAGCTTGATCTTCTAATGAACTACATTTCATCTTTTGTTTATGAACGAATTTCTGAAACTTGAACCTATTCTGAAGCTAGTACCCTTCTTCAGGGCCTACATATCAAACCTAAAAATTAAGTCTTCGGGCGACATGTCTTATCAACCAGGAAACAGCAAGCCGGTGAGTCTGTTGCTCAGTATTTAGAATTTCTTAAACTGCCTAGTAAAGATTGTAATATCAAGACTGACTGCTAAACAAAATCGTGATTAATATATTCGATATTCTTTTATTGGTGCACCGAGTGCATATATAGCAGACAGCGGCTTTTGAAATTGCAATACTCTCTTCGAAAAATTCCTTAGAGAGAGCTAGGGCTCTTGAAATGGCACAGAATCATTCTGAAGTGCATGTTAACTCACCGCCTTCTATAAATACCACATATAGAGAGTTAAACCAAGTACACAACACCACAGAATCTATTATGGTGGCTGCATCAACTAAGAAATGCTTCTTCTGTGGTCGAGAGAAGCACCCTAGAATCAAATGTCCTGCTAGGAACGCCATCTGTAGAAAATGCTGAAAGAAGGGACACTTCCCATCTGTatagcaccgccgtctcgatcctcttgcacaggaaggcgcgactaccaatatttctttaagtcgccgtaagagtgcagtagtagacgcacaatcttcgctgtcagtgtgggtgtagcactgtgttatgtgtgtgaaaagctgagtttttccgtacaatgagtaaacgtgtctggtcacttccgttcgtacaagaggtatttatatagaactgtgaaattaattaatcatggtatgcttatagatatttcaaaagttatTTTAAGGTGTACttatttctttccgtttgtgcaaggtatttttttgtacaactgaaccttcagattctttccccgaaatatcaactgttgtgtaccattttgccaatctcggcaaggtggttcgcagccagaaaagatacgactccatgaaataccgtctagaagggaatgaagagaaaagcggctgccggctttatctaggcaaggacctaataacggaaataattggatatcctcagattactctcgcgtCTCTGgatggagcctccatggctcaggcggcagcgcgccggcctcttaccgctgggttccgtggttcaaatcccggtcactccatgtgagatttatgctggacaaagcggaggcgggacaggttttttccgggtactccggtttttcctgtcatatttcattccatcaacactcttgaatataatttaattgcatctgtcattcatta
The Anabrus simplex isolate iqAnaSimp1 chromosome 3, ASM4041472v1, whole genome shotgun sequence genome window above contains:
- the LOC136866842 gene encoding zinc finger protein-like 1 homolog, giving the protein MGLCKCPKRKVTNQFCFEHRVNVCEHCMVTNHPKCIVQSYLQWLQDSDYNPICELCFQELAGEDCVRLICYHVFHWTCLNQYARDLPPTTAPAGYLCPSCKVGIFPAPNLVSPVADVLREKLAGVNWARAGIGLPLLFEDRDEGIRQKLNGNKTLMSSVTEDILSNQRPHTPEQNIVSSSEFEHNHSRPSSNKLDNQHSVVHVEDTLPTFSRTDSFPVQVPRRVFEAVDESRETFVDHDENKYKRRPAFEWFSIWWKTVIGPSPRRRISRGHLHRSYWMAVLLSFIGLLTLITLFSWLGRMATENDHNLDPLQDPKIRINDPK